A window of Pyrinomonadaceae bacterium genomic DNA:
AGCAAAACCCGCGTCAAGCAGCACATGATAAATCCTGAGACGGGCGACGAAGTCTCTAAGGAAGAAATTCAGAAAGGCTTCGAAGTCGAGCCGGGCACGTTCGTGATTCTTGACGAGAAAGAATTGGAGAGTCTTGAGCCGGAAGCTTCGCGCGACATTGAGGTTGAGCAGTTTGTGCCGCCCGAAGGAATTCCGCCGGAGTATTACGACCGGCCTTATTATCTTGCGCCGGACGGCGACGCGGCGGCGTACTTCGCGCTCGTTGAAGCGTTACAAAACAAGAATCGTGAAGGTGTGGTGCGTTGGGTAATGCGGAAACAAGTTTATGTCGGCGCTTTGCGGGCTGAGGACGACCATTTGGTGCTGCTCACACTACGAAACGCGGAAGAAGTCTTGTCTGCAAAAGATTTGCCGCGTCCCGCCGGCCGCGCGCCGGAAAAGAAAGAACTGAACATGGCCAAACAGCTAGTCGAACTCCTGAAAGGCGAATTCGATCCGAAGGACTATAAAGACGAGTATCGCGCGCGGGTGATGGAGTTTGTCGAGAAGAAAGCCAAAGGTCACAAGCCGCGATTGCAACTGGTGAAGTCGAAGAAGCATTCAACGTCGCTCGACAAGGTTCTGTCGAAGAGTATCGAAGCACTGAAGAAGCAGAAGAAAGCAGCGTAGCGAGCGCAGTGGGCCGTGAGCAATGAGTGTCAGTAACCGCAGTAGCGGGTGGGTGCAGCCCGACCGTGAGGGAGGGCGCAGATCAATTCATTAGTCCGCGAAGCGGGCGAAAGACAGATGGCAGGTAAGAAAGCAACAAAGAAACGCCAGAGCGCTGACGATGAATCTCAAGCTCGTTCCGCGCGGCCATTCTGGTCAGGCACGTTGACGTTTGGCTTAGTCAGTGTCCCGGTTGATCTCTACCCCGGCACGCGCACTAACCGTGCGCCGCTGCGGATGCTTGGGCCAGACGGCCAACCGCTTTCGCGTCGCTATTTCTCGCAAAAGACCGAGAAGGATCTTGAAGACGATGAAATGATTCGCGGCTATGAATTCGACAAAGAGAAATACGTTCCGGTGACCGACGAAGAACTGGAACGGCTTGCGCCAGACAGCAGCCGCGACATCGACTTGCGACGATTCGTCGATTTGCAGTCGATTCCTCCGCTGTACTTTGACCGTTCATACTTTCTTGTTCCATCTGAAGGCTCTGAGAAGGCCTATAGGCTGCTAACTGCCACGATGGAGAATGAAGGCCTCGCCGGCATCGCGACTTTCGTAATGCGCGGCAAGGAATACCTGGTGACCATATTTCCTGAGAATGAAATCATGCGCGCTGAGACGATGCGCTTTCCGGACGAAATCCGATCGGTAAAAGAAATTGATCTGCCCGAAAAGAAGAAGGTGCCGGCGGCGACCGTGAAGAAGTTCGAGAACTTCATTGCCAAACACTCAGACAAGCGCCTATCATTGAAAGAACTTAAAGACGAAAAGACTGCGCAACTACTCAAGCTCGTCGAGAAGAAACGCAAACAGCACAAGGACGTCGTCGAAGTCGAAGAGACCGAACGCGACGAAGGGAAAGTCGTTGACTTGATGGAAGTGTTGAAGAAGAGCCTCGCCAGAAAACGTAAGGCGGCCTAATTAGCAGTAAAGTCGGAATCCCGACGTGTCGGGATGGCGATACAAAGGAGAAAAACCTATGTTGTGGACGATTCTAGTGATCATCCTGATTCTGTGGTTGGTTGGCTTCCTGGCTAAGGTTGGCGGTGGCTTGGTGCACCTGCTATTGGTCATCGCGCTCGTCGTGCTGGTCATTCAGCTGGTAACCGGCCGGCGCGCAGTTTAGCGGCGCACTCCGTAGAATCGCGTGCGCCAAAGACAGCCGCACGCTAGTTTTAAAATCAACTTGCCGGGGTTGCTCGACGCTGATATAGGTCGGCGCTCATGAGCTACCCCTACGGCCAATACCGCTGTCCCTATTGCGGCACAAATCAACCATCGTTTACCGTCAGTAAGATTAGCAGCGGCGGTTGGTCGTGTTCGCGTTAATGCTGCTTTTCTGTTTCCCGCTATTCTGGATTGGGTTGTTGATGAAGGAAACCAGCCAGGTTCTCACCCTGCGCCGCCCTTGGTTCAAATGATGAACACTCATCACTGCGTGCGCAAGAATACGTCCCAAGCCCAGCGTCCGACTTTGGAATGCTGGCTGTCGGCAACTTCCGCCCGATACTTAAACTGATTACCGTGTTCGTCAGTTTTCTTTGAAAGCTTGTAATCCAGGCCGATTGATTCAACGGCCAGTTCAGTCAGTGTGTACAATTCCCCAGCCTCCGAAATGCCATTGTGATTCGTGTCCTGCCACAGTCGTAAGCTAGTGAAGATTGGGTCGCGTGAATCAATCACGCCGTCGCTGTTGCCACCGCTTACTGGTTTATCAAATACTGCAAGCGCCAGGAAACCGTTCTTCCCAACACCAGCACGAGGTGTTGGCTGCGGCGTGTAGTTGCCGAACAATTCTGCGCCGTCATCGATTAGTCCATTACCGTTGCGGTCCAGCGCCAGCCAAGCGTCGTCTGAGCCTTGTATCGTCCATGCCGTTTTTTCAGCAGCGCCGTTCTTATTCACATCAAAGTTGACTCCACCTGGGGCGTTAGTTAAGTCAAACCCGTTACCTAGCACGTCGATAAGAATCGGGCTCGATACGCAGGTGCCGTAAGAATCTACGCAGCAACAGCATTCTAAACTCCCCCAAGTACCGGGTTCGCATTCTGGCATGAAATTGCCGCCCTCACATCCGCCACCGGCACAACCACCGCCGCTCGGCGGACTTTCCTGACACTCGTTGGTAGTGTAGTTCCAATAGTACCCGTTATCCTCGCACTCTTCTTCCGCGATAGGCTGGTCTCTACACCAGATGAATTCCACCCCAGGAGGGGTGCAACGATCAATGTAAGGATCACTAAAGCCGCAGAGTAAAAATCCCGCTGACCAGCGACACCGTGTGACATCGCACGCCAACGGGCCTTCGTTACAACTTCGATGCGTAAATTGTATTACCTCTCCGACGCCGCAGTTTTTGTAACAATTCGGATCATTTGGTGGCGGTGGATTAAACGATCCAGCGCTGAGGGCGCTGTAGGTAAAGCCAACGGTCGCCGATAAAGTCGCAGCAAGGATTAGACTCTTCATTTTTCACTCTCCTCAAATCGATCCGGCCGTTTACCCTACTGCGCACTATTACTGAGGCTTCGCCTTCAGGCGCTTGTACTCATCATCGGCTTCCTGAAAGGCTTTCCTGGACTTTTCGTCGCAACCTGGTGCCTCCTTATTGGGACCTAATAGCCTCTCGGAGGGCAGGACTTCACGGTAGTGTGCTGGAACATCGAACAAACTTGGATCCGGCTCGCCGGCAACGAGCGCAACCAATTCTTTTTCGCTTACCTCCGTGGCGCTAAACTGCCACCTTTCTTTCACGGGAGCACAACCATAATCCAGCGCATACCATGAAGTGATGATGCCCGCAACAATTTTGGCGGTTCGATATCCGGCGATTGTCTCTTCGCCTACAAACGTATCCGATGGCGGGGAAGTCATGGGCGTTCCGGCTAGCGAATTGACACACATGGAACTAGGGTCCCGCTGCGAATCGAGGGGTTTGTAATTCTTTTTTCTAATCGAACTCTTGGTATTGGTTTGATCGTTAGTGTCCACTTGGAAGCCCGAAGCGAGATAGATGATCCGTTGTAAACCTTTACCGCGTAATCGCATCATCCTCGACCCGTCCGAGCGAACGGCGTAGGTGTATTCAGGCCCTTCCGTTGTCGTGCCGTCCGGTCCGCGAACAGTCTCTCTCAACGTGACCGCATAGGGAATAGGTCTGCGAACCGCCGCGCCAACCGTGCGTGGGCCAATTCGAGTTTTCATATGTAAGTGGAGTAAGCGACCCGCCTGCGCTGCAACAGCGATGACGACGACAAACAAAAGACACCGCAAGATGCTTGTCCACTTTAAGAAGCGTTTCATTGGCATGTGGTCCCCCTCTGCGGAACCCGATAATGCGCCGGGCTAGTGCTGATTGTGATGGTGAGCGGCTGACCACCGGAGACATCCGATGATGTGAGCGGCAGGGAGCCGATTAATGCGCGCCAGTATAAAGGCTGTTTGGAACATGTCAAGGATTCTGTAGAGGTTGATGCCGATTCGGTTGGAAAAGAGATGCCGATTCGGTTGGAAAAGAAAGGGGCGGCGCGCGCTTCAGAGTTAACGCCGCCCTTGTCTCAAGGATTGAGGCCATCACGAATCCGAGACAGATGTTCAGTTCTGAACGCCGACTATCTTAACCCCAGCGTCTGATGCAGAAGTCGCCCCCAATCCCGACTTTTGCCAAGAGCCGCGTCAACTCAAAATCTCCGCAGCGGTTACGATTGAATTGCATCGTATGCGACCAATTAGATCGTGGTTGAATTTACCGGCTCTCTAGCCTCTTTCATCATTGTCCCGGTTGGTTGTTCAAACGCCTGCAAAAACAGCCCGATTGAGTAAGACTACTACAATTCCTACTACACACTGGTTTTCGAAGTTTTAACGAGAAGCGCTAAGTTGTTGAAGGATTTGGAGGCGGCGATCGGAATCGAACCGATGAATAAAGGTTTTGCAGACCTCTGCCTTACCACTTGGCTACGCCGCCATTAAGCATGAAAAAGCGGAAGGATGAAGATTCACAT
This region includes:
- a CDS encoding lmo0937 family membrane protein gives rise to the protein MLWTILVIILILWLVGFLAKVGGGLVHLLLVIALVVLVIQLVTGRRAV
- a CDS encoding Ku protein → MAARAIWKGNLKLAATKLPVKLYSAVKDQTVRFHVLDVKSKTRVKQHMINPETGDEVSKEEIQKGFEVEPGTFVILDEKELESLEPEASRDIEVEQFVPPEGIPPEYYDRPYYLAPDGDAAAYFALVEALQNKNREGVVRWVMRKQVYVGALRAEDDHLVLLTLRNAEEVLSAKDLPRPAGRAPEKKELNMAKQLVELLKGEFDPKDYKDEYRARVMEFVEKKAKGHKPRLQLVKSKKHSTSLDKVLSKSIEALKKQKKAA
- a CDS encoding Ku protein → MAGKKATKKRQSADDESQARSARPFWSGTLTFGLVSVPVDLYPGTRTNRAPLRMLGPDGQPLSRRYFSQKTEKDLEDDEMIRGYEFDKEKYVPVTDEELERLAPDSSRDIDLRRFVDLQSIPPLYFDRSYFLVPSEGSEKAYRLLTATMENEGLAGIATFVMRGKEYLVTIFPENEIMRAETMRFPDEIRSVKEIDLPEKKKVPAATVKKFENFIAKHSDKRLSLKELKDEKTAQLLKLVEKKRKQHKDVVEVEETERDEGKVVDLMEVLKKSLARKRKAA